In Ciconia boyciana chromosome 3, ASM3463844v1, whole genome shotgun sequence, a genomic segment contains:
- the RARS2 gene encoding probable arginine--tRNA ligase, mitochondrial isoform X3 — protein sequence MQFGLLGVGFQRFGNKDKLKSSPLQHLFEVYVQINKAAEDENTKKLAKDFFRKLEEHDELTLSLWKQFRDFSIEEYIRIYKRLGVHFDEYSGESFYQEKSREVLKMLEDKGLLQKTIKGTGIVDLSEKKDLSSFSTVMRSDGTSLYITRDLAAAIDRMNKHSWDTMIYVTDKSQSNHFQHLFQILKLMGYDWAERCQHVSFGLVQGMKTRRGEVIFLEDVLNEVRSRMLQNMASTKTSKEIEDPMETAEKVGLAALIIQDFRGLLSSDYQFSWDRALQSRGDTGVFLQYTHARLHSLEQVHGNEQLTDVNVACLQEPDAISVLQHLLRYDEVLYRSSQDLQPKHIVSYLLTLSHLAAVAHKTLPVKGSAPELAQARLCLFQAARSVLANGMKLLGITPVTQM from the exons ATGCAGTTTG GCTTATTGGGTGTTGGTTTCCAACGCTTCGGCAACAAAGACAAGCTAAAATCCAGTCCTTTACAACACCTTTTTGAG GTGTATGTGCAGATtaacaaagcagcagaagatgaaaacacaaaaaagctgGCTAAGgatttctttagaaaactgGAGGAACACGATGAGCTGACATTGTCACTTTGGAAACAATTTAGAGACTTCAGTATTGAGGAATACATCCGAATTTATAAG CGTCTAGGAGTGCACTTCGATGAATATTCTGGAGAATCATTTTACCAAGAGAAGTCCCGGGAAGTTCTAAAGATGTTGGAGGATAAAGGACTCCTTCAGAAAACAAT AAAAGGAACAGGAATTGTGGATCTTTCGGAAAAGAAAGACCTCTCATCGTTTTCCACCGTCATGCGTAGTGATGGGACATCGCTTTATATAACAAG AGATCTTGCTGCTGCTATAGACCGAATGAATAAGCATAGCTGGGATACTATGATTTATGTG ACAGATAAAAGTCAAAGTAATCACTTTCAACATTTGTTCCAAATACTGAAGCTCATGGGTTATGACTGGGCAGAAAG GTGCCAGCATGTGTCTTTTGGACTAGTTCAAGGGATGAAGACTCGGAGAGGAGAAGTAATTTTCCTGgaagatgttttaaatgaagttcGCTCAAGGATGTTACAAAACATGGCTTCCACAAAAA CAAGCAAAGAGATAGAAGACCCTATGGAGACAGCAGAGAAAGTTGGTCTTGCAGCACTAATAATTCAG GACTTCCGGGGCCTTCTGTCATCTGATTATCAGTTTAGCTGGGATCGAGCTCTTCAAAGTCGTGGAGATACAGGCGTGTTCTTGCAGTACACCCATGCCAGACTCCATAG TTTAGAACAGGTGCATGGGAACGAGCAGCTAACTGATGTTAATGTGGCGTGCTTGCAAGAGCCAGATGCCATCTCTGTTCTTCAGCATCTTCTCAG gtATGATGAGGTCCTATATAGATCTTCTCAGGATCTGCAACCCAAGCACATTGTCAGCTACCTCCTCACACTTAG CCATCTTGCAGCCGTGGCACATAAAACTCTTCCTGTGAAAGGCAGCGCCCCTGAACTAGCCCAG GCAAGGCTCTGTCTCTTTCAAGCTGCACGCTCAGTTCTAGCCAACGGAATGAAACTTCTTGGCATTACACCTGTAACGCAAATGTAA